The window CGCGATCACGTCCCTGCCCGCTGACAAGATCGCCTTCGGCACGCCGGGCGAGGACCCGTCGTACTCGAACTCCACCGTCACCGAGAAGCAGTGGCAACAGTGGGCCAGGACGCCCGGCGTGAGCAGCGCCGAACCGCTGGGCATCACCACCACGAAGGCGACCGCCGGGAACAAGAGCACAGGCGTATCCGCCTTCGGCGTGAAGCCCAGCTCCACACTCGCCCCCGACAGCAACAAGATCGACCGTCACGCGGTGGTCCTCTCGACCGCAGCCGCTGACGACCTGGGCGTCGCCGCGGGCGACACCATCACGCTGTCCGGTCAGAAACTGACCGTCGCCGCGGTGACCGGTGACGCCTCCTTCAGCCACACCCCCGTCATCTGGACCAGCCTCGACACCTGGCAGAGGAGCGCACCTCCCACGGGCGACGCAGACGGGCCCACCGCCACCGTCATCGCCCTGAACACCACCCCCGGCACCGACCTCAAGGCCGCCGACCAGGCGGCGGGCACCAAGACGGTCTCCAAGGACGACTCGCTGTCCGCGATCGGCTCCTACACCTCCGAAAACGGTTCCCTGCAACTGATACGTGGCTTCCTCTACGCGATCTCCGCCCTGGTCATCGGCGCCTTCTTCACCGTGTGGACCATCCAGCGAAGCGGCGACGTCGCCGTCCTCAAGGCTCTGGGCGCCTCCACCGCGAACCTGCTCACGGACGCGCTCGGCCAGGCCGTCGTCCTGCTGGCCGGCGGCACCCTGATCGGCACCGGCACCGCCGCGGGCCTCGGCGCCCTCGTCGCCGGCAGCGCGACACCGTTCCTCCTCACCCCCACTACCGTCCTCGTCCCGGCCGCCGTGACAATCGCGCTCGGCGCTCTCGGGGCCGGCCTGTCCATCCGCCGCATCACCTCTGTCGACCCACTGACCGCCCTGGGGAGCACCCGTTGAGCCTCGACCTGACCGACATCACCCTCACCTACCCCGACGGCGTATCCCGCCTGACCGCACTGGACCAGGTCACCCTTCAGGTGCCCGAGGGCAACCTGACCGCCGTCGTCGGCCCCTCCGGCTCCGGCAAGTCCAGCCTTCTCGCCGTCGCCGCCACCCTCATGGCCCCCGATTCCGGTACCGTCACCATCGACGGCACGCCCACCACCGGCCTGACCCGCGGTGAACTCACCGACCTGCGCCGCCACAAGATCGGCCTCGTCTTTCAGCAGCCCAACCTGCTGCCCTCCCTCACCGCCGCCGAACAGCTCCAGGTCATGGCACAGATCGACGGCCGCAACCCGCGCACCGCCCACAACCGGGCCATGGAACTGCTCGAAGCCGTCGGCCTGGCCGACCAGGCCGGCCGGCGCCCCCACCAGCTCTCCGGCGGCCAGCGCCAGCGCATCAACATCGCCCGCGCCCTGATGAACGACCCCACCGTTCTCCTGGTCGACGAACCCACCAGCTCCCTCGATCACGAACTTGGCGCCGCCGTCATCGACCTGATCACCCGCCTCACTCACCAACAGGCCACCGCGACTGTCCTGGTCACTCACGACCGCACCCACCTCACCGCCGTCGACCAGGTCGCCGAAGTCCAAGACGGGCGTCTCCTCCTTCCCTCCCCCGCCCGATAGCCGCCCTCCACGCGCCCTCCACGACCAGCACGCAACCTCAGGCGGGAGGTCGGCGCAGGCCCCGACAGCGTCGGTCCCCCTCGGTACCGGGCTCCCAGCGCGGGAAGATCGCTCTGTCCGCCCGCCGGGAAACAGCCGCCGTCGCCGACGAACGGCGCTGCGCTCCGAGTGGCTCGGCATCGACGCCGGGGAGTGCTCGCCATGCTCCGTCCGAGGGAATCGGCGGAGCCGCCCGTCGCGCCGCTCGCATGTAAAAATCGAACACGCGTACCATTCGCGTGTGCCCACGTACGACTTCCCCCAGGACCTGCGCGACGCCCAGCTTGCGCTGCACGAAACCCGTGCTCGGTACGAGCAGTACGCCCGGACGCTGCCGTGGTCGGCTGAGCCGATGCCCGGCTGGGAGAGCGAGAAGCAGCCCTACACCAGCTTCCGCTCCGGAAAATCGGACAGCCCTGGCTACACCGACGAGCAGGCCGCGGAGATCGCCCATCTCAAGGCCCGCATCCTCGAACTCGGCATCTTCGTGTCCACGCACCCGTTCTGGAGCAGCGTGGAGAGTGGCCTCGTCGATGCCCGTATGGCGCTGAAGCACGTCCACGAACAGCCGACGGAGGCGTAGCGGTGTCCGACTCCGGCGGCATATCCGACCTGGACAAGAACCGGGCTCTGGCCGACTGGCTGGAGTGGCAGCTGGGTCGGACCCGGAACCGGATCCGTGAGCTGGAGGTCAAAGAACGGCAGGAGCAGCGTGCCCACGAGCGGGCACAGGCGGAGCAGTCGTGGAAGATCCAACCGAAGCGCTCCAGGGACACGGCGAAGCTGCACCGCGGGGGCTGCTCCCTGTCACCCCAGCTCGGGTTCATCAACCGCGAAGAGGCGATCATCGCGTTGAACGAACCCGACATCGAGGCATGCCGGATCTGCCATCCGGAAACGGGCCTGAGGGCCGCATAGGGCTCGTTCGGACCGCCCGTGGCGCGGCAGCACACCGGCGACGGCACCGCCCTGCCGGCCTCTCGCCCCCGCCTTCCAGTCACCAGTACGACCGGGAATACGAACGAAAGGGGCCGGCCGGGCCGGCCGGGCGGGGTCAGTCGTCCAGGCCCCAGCTGTGAACGGTACGGGGGTGGATGCAGATCACCTCGGGGCTGAAGCCCGGGCCCAGGGCGTCGGAGCTGGTGAGTAGCTCAGCTGTTCCGCGGATCTCCACGAAGCGGGGCTTCCATGGCGTCACGCTCGCGAGGTCGTCGACGACCAGAGAGATCTTCGGGTTGGCCTGCAGGTTGCGCCATTTCTTCGAGGCGCCCATGCGGTGTCCGCCGATGAGAACGGTGTCGTCGTCCTGGAGAAAGAATCCGACCGGGTTGGCTTGCGGCTGGCCGCTGGGGTCGACGGTGGCCATGCGACCCAGCCGCTGGCCGGCCAGGTAGACGCGCTGAGCATCGGTGAAGGCAGTCATATCTGCAACTTTCCGCTGAGTTACGGATGCCGGCTTGTGGCACTGCCCGGCCGTAACTCGGGCAGGCCCGGAAGTCGAAGCCCAATGCGTGGGACAGCAGCTTGGAGACCGTGGAGACAGAGGAAAGTATGTGACCGGGCTTCGTCAGCAGTTGTAGTCGCCGTAACCCGAACGACCACGTACAGCTCGGAGCCTCCGGGCTCGCCGTCCTCGAACAGGGCACCGGCACAACGGAACTCGAAGCGGGCCCGCACGGCAGCCAGTTCCTCATCTGCGCCGGCCGCCCCTGCGCACAGCCGCGACCGCTCCGGAGCCATGTTGAGACGCTGTACCGCCGCAGGAGCGTGTGACCGCCCGAGGTCAATGCGTGCACACCCGTGGTCGCTGGGGATGAATGGTACGAGACGCCTTAGCAATACCGCTTCTCGGCCCGTCCGAAGCCACTGCTATGCCCACTGCCGTAACCAACCGCGTAGCCCTGGCTGTAGAGACTGGGAGTGGTCCTCAGGTACTGCCCGTAGCCTTGTTGGCCTGTCCCAGCCCGGCAGTCGGCCGCCACGGTGCCTTCTCGTCCGCCTCTTCCAGCCTGCGCGCCCGCTCAGGCGATGTCATGTCGACCGGGCGTTGAACCGCGTGCCTGAGGGGCTTGCGGAGCGCGGCTTGTGCCCTCGCGCACCTCGCTGTCGGCGTGTTCGCCCGCAGCGTCCCGAAGACCCGGCCGTCGGCCCCCCGGGCGGTCAGCCGCATCTCCGGTGCCATGATGATCGTCATCGGTGGTTTCCTGCTGATGGAACGCCTGGCCGGCTGAGGAACCCGCCCCCGCCCGGTTCACAGACCGTGATGTCCGTCGAAGGAGAGCACGTGGAAGACCAGACACAGCAGGAACAGGCGAGCCCCGAGGTGCAAAAGCGCATCCAGGACAGCTTCGACCGCCAGGGGCTGATGGCCCACCTCGGTGCACGGATGACCCACATCGCACCGGGACGCGTGCACATCGTGCTCCCAAGTCGGCCCGAAGTGACCCAGCAGCACGGCTACTTCCACGCCGGCGCCACCAGCGCCATCGCCGACACCGCCGGCGGCTACGCCGCCTACACGCTGTTCCCCGAGGACACCGAGGTGCTCACCGTCGAGTACAAGATCAACCTCCTCGCGCCCGCAGTCGGTGAGTACATCGAGGCGGTCGGGACGGTCCTGAAGGCCGGACGCACGCTGACCGTCTGCCAGTCGGCGGTTCCCATGCAGGTGGGCCCGGGTGACGCACACCCCCGATAGGGACGTCTCCCGCATCACGTCGGACCACATCGCATCGAGGATCAGCCTTTGACCCCGTACTCCCTGGCGTTCTACATGGACGTCGTCACCACCGGCACCGTGCTCGGCGTGGGCCCCGCGGCCTCCCCCGACCGCGTCACCCGGGCCCTGGGGTCGGACTTCGGTGAGAACACCTTCGGCAACCGCAGCATGTGCCGTGACTACGGCCTCGCCGAGTTCTTCTGGGACCGCGAATCCGCCCACCACCCTTGGTCGGGCCACCACTTCACACTGCAGGTGCACAGGCTCGCGTACCGGGACCGCACCCTCGTCAACGAGACACTTCGCGCCCGGTACGGACGATTCACTCCCAGGCTTCGGTTCGGAAAGCTGCAACGCCTACTGGAGCGGCGCGGGGTCCCCTTGCTGGAGATCCCGGAAATCCCGGCAAACGCCCCCTACTTCCGTACTTTCTGGCAGCCCGATTCCCATGTGGCCGTCTCCGTCATAGGCACCTACGGCGAGTACAGCACGCCGGACAATCTGCGGGTCGGCGACGTGTACCAGATCCAGGCCCCCATGGCCGCCGAGGAAGTGGAGTGGCGGAGGAGGCGGGTCGGGTAGCACGGGGGCGGCCGGGGGCTTGTCGATTTCGCGCGACTTTCTGGAGCCCTGTCCAATCGCACGGCCCGAGTCCCGACAGCAGGACTCGCTTTCGGGCGCAGGGCGGCCCCGCCCAGCAGTTCCAACACCATGGTCTGGGCGCGCCATTGGTGGGCTGGACGCTGCCGGGCTCGCCCATGCGCAGCTCCTACGGGGCAGGGGCTCGTCGAGCGTCACGGAGCCGTGGGCTCGACAGGTCAACCGGTGGTGGTGCCTGAGCCGGCGTCTGCCGTTCTTTCGTGCCGCCGGCGGACGCGGTTGGTGACGATCAGAAGGGCGGTACCCAGTAGGAGGATCCCCGCGACCAGCCCCTTGAGTGCGCCACCGCCGGACGCTTCGGCGTCCACCGCGGCCGCCGGGGTCATGCCCTGGGTGTGCGGGAATCTGATCTTCGCGTGGAACTTCTTGACGAGCAGCCCGCTTCTCAGTTCAAGGGTGGCGCGCCAAGGGCCGTCGGCCACTTCGTCGGTTACGGGAATGATCACCGGCTCGGACTGATGGGGTGCCAGGCTCGTACCCAGCTGTACCTGGTAGGGGCCCGCGCTCAGGCTTCCCGACACCGAGGCGAGCTTCAGGGTCCCGGACAGGTCCAGAGCGCGGCCCCCCGTGTTGATGATCTGGGCGCGCACGATCGCGCGCCCGTCCCGGCCGCGTTGAGCCGTCATCGTGCGCGCGGTGAAGTTCGGGGCCGGGGGGTTGTGGCCGCCGACTGAGAGATACATCCGGATGCCGGTGCGGCTCACCAGGGCGATACCGCCACCTCGCCCGCCCCTGACCTGCGCCCAGATCACGGCATAGCTCTCGCCGGGCGCCGCGTCCCTGGGCACCGCGATCGTCACGGTGTCGCGGAGGGTGTCGTGGGCGGGAACATCCAATGTCCTGCGTCGCAGCCTTGTCCAGGACGAAAGTTCGTTCCGCTTCCTGCCGGCTGCCCCCACGAACGAGCCGTGGGTGATCCTGGCGGCGGCCGGGTACACCTCGACGTGCAGGGTGGAATCAGTGGTGTTCAGTACTTCGATGCGGCGGTGCACGGTCGTGCCCGGTCTCAGGTTGTCGATGATGTAGTGCCGTGCTCGTGGATCGTCGGCAAGGTCGACCGGGATGTCGACGAGGCGTACGCCGACGCTTCCCTGGCCGGAGTCCGACGAACGTGGCGCCGCTGCTGCATTGGTCGCAGGTGAGGCGGCGCCGGTGACCGCGATGAGTGCCGCGGCCACCAGAGCCAGAACGGGAACGAAACTCCGCAAGGTGGAGAACCCCCCAGTGATTTCGGTGTGCTGGTCAGGCCACGGAATGGGTGATCGTCGAGCTGTAAGTGCCGGCCAGGGCGTCTGCCGGGACGGTGACGGAGATGGTCGGGTTCCACACAGCGCTGTTGATCCCGGACACGCTGGTGGCGGTCTGGACAGGACCTGGCGGGTACAGGGGTGACAGGTTGCTGGCGGTGACGATGGCGTTGCCGGTGACCGTGGCGGAGGGCGTGTTGTAGCTGCTGGAGCCAGGGGCGGAGACCGAGATGTTCTGCGGTCCCGTGAAGTCGGTCCCGTTCGCGGTGACGACCCAGCCGGTCGTACCACCCCGGTTGTCTGCCACGGTGACGTTCCCCAGCTGCGCGCTGACCGTCTGGGGGGTACTGCTGGCGGCTACGGTGCCCAGGCTCACCGGCCCCGTCGGCACAGTGATGTCGATGGTGCCGGTGGTGATCGAGAGCGTCACCGGCGTTGTCCCGCTCTGATCGGCCGAAGCCGGCAGGGGGACGGACAGAGCCGCCACCAGGCCGACAACGAGCGAAGCGGCCGCGATACTTCTGCGCATCTTGATCCTCAAATCGGGGGTCACAGGTGCAGGTGTAAGTCACCTCCCGCCTGCTATCGGCAGAAGACCGCATTCATGATCGCTTTCTTGGCCTTTTCCACCGGATCGGACCATTTGCTCGTTAGAATGGTTTTTATGAGACCCCGTTGCTTCGCCCAGGGGGCCGTGCCGTTGGCTGACCGCGAGGAGGGGCTGATTGATGCGTGAGCGTGCGGCAGCCGACGTTGTACGGACGCGACCGAAGCGGGTTGCCGGCAAGTCCGTTCGCTGACGGGCTTTGGCGTTCCGTCGGAGGCCGGAGAGGCGGCATGCCTCGCCGATCAGCGGCGGGCTGCGTCGAGCTGGGGTTGAACACGTCCAGCCGACTACGACCAGGACTGCGAACCGGCATCTGCCGCACAAACTCGCGGACTACCGGCGAGGCGTGCGCAGTTGCCCATCGGATCTCCTGGTCACCGGCCGTGGCGTCATCGCCCAGTTCAGCGGACGTGAAGGCGTCCTGCCATGAGTGTGGGATCAGCGCGTTCTGCGGGCTTCGCTCGCGGAAGTTCACGCTTCCGAATGGGGTCGTACGAGTGCCTGACCGACGCTGTGCTGTGCTGGGCTGTGCACGGAAGTGCGGTCGATTCCGGTCCCTCGTCGATCTCGCCTCGGCTCCTCAACACTGCTGATTTCATGGCTCGTTGCGGGGCGCCCTCGACGAAGGCCATATCGACGTCGACCCGCTCCGCCGGACCCTGGCCGGGCTGCCGTTGCCGGGGGTGGGTGACGGCCGCTTGGTCCTGACGGTGGATCTCACGGCGGCGATGGCCGGACACGGCGACTGGCCCCGTCGCGCGTAACGGGCGGAACGCCGCCGGGTGGGCCGCCGGCTGCGGCCCCACCCGGTAGGTGCTCCGTCGATGACGTCAGCGCAGACCGAAGGCCCGGGTGATCGTCTGGGAGACGCTGTTGTCGGCGCTGTCCCGGGCAGTGACCCGAAGCGTGACGAAGTCCGCGGACTTCGGCGCCTTCAGGGCCGTCCGCCATGCGTCACCCTGCCGGTTCAACTCGGACCGCTGCCAGGTCGCCCCGTCGTCGTACGAAACTTCGAGAGAGGGCTTCCGGATGCTCGCCGTCGTACCGGGCAGGTGGGATGCCGCCACCGTCAGCTCGGCACGCCGGTCCGCCCGGCCCGCCTTGTCGGTGTCCACGCCGTAGTCGAGCTGGATCAGAGGCAGGGACTCGGCCGCGTCGGCTCCGGTGGCCGCGGAGGTGAAGTTCCACTCGGTGAGGGTGTGCGTCGAGTACGGGTTGGACCAGGCTGCCCGGTCGTTGTCGACCACCAGCCGGTAGGGCAGCCGCTCCGCCGCGAGCCCCGGAACCGGCAGAAATTCCGCGTTGCCCCAGTTGAGCTGCCGGTCACCTTGGTACAGCGACATCCAGTCCTTGACGTCGAAGTTGCCGTGGGCTTCTCCGACATGGCCGGCGCCGGAGTCGCCCCAGCCGGGTGCGGGAATGTAGACGGTGTCGAGATAGCGCACCGGCTGGTAGCCGATCGGACCCATCCGGGGCCGCTGGATCGGCCCGAACCAGCTGACCTTGCCGGTCTTCCCTGCCCGGTAGCGAAGGGCATCGATCGAGTGCTGCCCGGTCTCGCCGACGATGAAGGCATCGTCCAGCCAGTCGGCGTCGGGGGTGACCCAGTCGGTCCGCTCGCCCTGCGCGGGAGCGGTGAGCTGGTTACCGACAGCCCAGCCCCGCCAGACATCGGAGCGGTACTCCAGCGCCTTGCCCGGCCGGTAGTTGCGGAACGAGACGTCCACCCGGGCCAGATCGCTCGGCTTCACCTGCCAGGTCGGGTCCGCCGGGACGGCGCCGGACCAGTGACGCACCACGTCGTAGAGGTAGTCGGTCGTGGGGTGGGAGGTGACCTTCAGCTCGACGCTGCCCCGCTGGAGCGAGTCGATCAGGTCACCGCCCTGGTCGGCGTTGAGTGTGGCCACCGTCAGCGGGGCCGGGCTCTGCGGGCTCCAGGGAGTCTCGTCCCACGGCCGCAGTCGGCCGATGCCGTCGTTGGCGATCACGAGTACCCGCGCGCCAGCTGCTGCGGCGGCTTTCGCCTGTTCCTCGATCGCCACGGTGTCGCTACGCCGTACCACCACGGCCTTGCCGCGGACGTTCTGCTGCGCCAGCGCGTCGGCGGAACCCTCGCCGGCGAAGACCGCTGTCAGCTTCCGTGACCCCGCAGGCAGCGGCGTGGCCGCGCGCTTGACCAGCAGGTCGTAGGTTTCCGACTTCGTGCCCACAGTCAGCGCCGGCTCCTCGAGACGGAAGCGGGCACCGAACTCGAACTCGCCGTCGGTGACCTTCTTGCCGGTCGGGAGCGCCCAGATGCTGTCGTACGTCTCGTTGGGCAGCATCGAGCTCTCGACGAGGCTGTCCGTGAACGACCGGTGGACGTCCAGCCGCGGCGCGACCGCCGTGGTCTGCTGCGGTACGTGCGCCAGGATCTGGCGGGTCTTGCGGCCGTCCAGGGTCACGGTGCGGTCCTGGTCCAACTGAACGTCGTTGAAGCTCATCAGCGCCATGCCGAGCGAGTGCGGCCCGTTGGCCCCCCGCACATCGGCGGTGAGCCATCCGCTGTAGCTACCGACGGGCAGCCGCCCGGTGCCGGTGCCGGACTCGTCGAGCTCGATCGTCGTGAAGAGGTTCTCCGCGGTGAGCACGACCCGCCCGGAGAGCGGCTTGCCCGACCGGTCCTTCGCTACGACGGTCAGATTCTGCCTACGCCCTTCCTTGGCGACGCCGATCAGAGTCCGGGCCCGCACCACTTCGGCGCTGTCCGAGCCGGTGATCACGCCGCTGATCTGCCGGTCGCCGGGGAGCAGGTCCAGTGCCGCGGTCAGGGTGACCGAGGTGGTGCCGTGCGCGGGAACGGTGACCCGGTCGGCGGAGAGTGTGAACAAGCCCGCCGGGGCGTCGGCATCGATCGCAAGGTCCAGGCTGACCGGAGCGTCGCCGACGTTGGTGTATGTCACCTTCCGGACGTCGGTCTCTCCCGGCTTCGCGGGCCACGTGTGGAAGCCGGAGAAGGCGCTGGCGGTCGCAAAGACCGACGCGTGCACGGCCGCCGAGGCGTCGAGCCGCCCACTGCCCGCCTCGTACGGGGTGTACGACGGGGTGGCCTTGGTGCTGCTAACCAGTGCCTCCTTCAGCTGCGGACCGCTCCAGTCGGGGTGCGTGGCGGCGAGCAGTGCGACGGCGCCGGCGACGTGCGGTGTCGCCATCGACGTGCCGCTCATCGTGGTGTAGTAGCCCGAGCCGCCCCGCCGGTAGTGGGAGCGGGCCGCGAGGATGTCGACACCGGGCGCGGTGAGTTCCGGCTTCAGCCCGGCGTCGCCGTCCCGCGGGCCCTGGCTGGAGAACTCGGCGAGCTTGTCCGCGGCGTCGACGGCACCGACGGTCAGCGCGGAATCCGCGGCCCCGGGACTGCTGATGCTGCGCGGCCCGCCGTTACCGGCCGCCACCACGAACAACGCACCGGTTTCGGCGCTGAGCCGGTCGACCGCCTGGCTCATCGGGTCGGTCGCGTCGCCGCCACCGCCCAGGCTCATGCTGATGACCTTTGCCTGTGCGTCCCGGGCGGCCCATTCCATGCCCGCGATGATCCAGGACTCCTGTCCCCCGCCCTCGCTGTCGAGCACCTTGCCGATCTCCAGCCGGGCCCCGGGCGCGACACCCCGCTCCTTCGCGTCGGAGGCGCTGCCGGTGCCGGCAATGGTCGAGGCGACGTGGGTGCCATGGCCGTTGAAGTCGGCGATGTCCTCCTCGTACGGAACGAAGCTGGTACTGGCGTCGATCTGTCCGACGAGGTCAGGGTGTTCGGTGTCCACCCCGGTGTCGAGGACAGCGACCTTCACGCCCTTGGCGGTGTTGCCCTCCGCCCAGACCTGCTGCGCGCCGATCTGTGCGGTGGACTCGGCCAGGTCGGCTTTCACCTTGCCGTCGAGCCAGACTTTGGCGATGCCGCCCGCCAAGGTGGGGCGTGCAGATCCGCGGCGTGTCTTTGCTGCCGTGGAACCGCCGGTGAGCGCGGACCAGAACGCCGGGGCCTTGTCGCGCTTCTGCGCGACCGCCGCGCCCTGCATGCTGTCCAGCCGACGGACGACGGTCGAGCCGGTCACATTCGGCGCGGTCCGCAACTTGGCGGCGGCGTCGGTGTAACGGACGATGAGCGGCAACCGTTTGGCGTGCGCGTCGTCGTACCCGTCGGCGATCAGCCGGGTCACGTTGAACAACTGCTTGTCCAGCAACCCCGCGCCGACATAGGGCAGGGCCGCATCGGGGTAGACGTACGTCGAACCGTCCATGACTGCGCGGTGGAAGCCGGCGGCGGTTCCGTTCGGGCTTTCGACGGACCGGATGACGGTGCCGTCGGCGGCGGTGCCGATCGTGACCTTGTCACCGGTGATCAGGGTGACGCTGTGGGTGCCGCCGCTTGTGGGTGGCTGCGACGCGGCACCGACGGGCGGCACCGCGTCGGGCGGGTCCGCGGGTGCCGCGGCGATGGCTGGTATGACCCCGATTGCCAGTGCGGCGACCACGCCGAGCGCGATCGGCGCAAGCCTGGGGTTGGGAACAATGGACAAGGAGACCCCTAAAGGGCTGCGAAGAGTGGGAGACCATCCGGAGCATGCGGTTGACCTTCTGCCCTGAGCAATAGGCTCAGGCTGGCGCCGTTTGGCCATGGCGCAGTTATGACATGTCGCCACCGGGATGGATCGCCCGGAAACCGCACGTCAGGTCGGCGGCGGGCAGTCCCCGCCCGGCCGCGGGAGTCGGACCGGCCCGGGACCCACCGCTTCGCCGTGAACGGTCCGACGTGGGCGGGCGACAGCAACGGCGCACCGGACAGGCTTGCCACAAGTTCTGCTGCAGAAGGTCGCCGCAATGCGGACCCGCCCGGACTCGGGAGGCCGCAGTTTCAATCACCGTTCTGTTGGCACGACTTGGTCCGGTGGGGCCACACACCGACCCATTGCGCAGCGTTCGAGGGATTCGTAAGGACAAGCGCTGCGTGACACCTCACCCGGCTCTGGCAGCTGCTCGTCGGCCGCACCGCCGCAGCTGACACGACGGTGGCCGTCGTCGGCAAGGACGGATACGTCAAAGGGGAGTTCCTGGCGAGGGAGATGCTCGCCCCCGCGTGTGGGCGCATCGACAGCACCGGGCTGTCACACCGGCAGACCGCCGCTCCCGAGACTGATCACCACCACCCAGCTTCGCCGACCGGCCGCCGGCAGAAGGCAGCACGTACCGCCGCGCCCGTTGTGCCGGGCGCGGCGGGTGTGCGTGGTGCGGTGGAGAAGAAGGTCAGAAGGTGAGGCTCCAGCTGTCGAGGTAGCCGGGGTCGACGGTGAAGATGCCGGGGGTATTGTCCTGGACCCGGAGCTTCCAGGTGCCGTTGGCGGGGACCGCCGACGCGTCGACGGTGTAGGTGGTGTGCAGCTGGCCTTCGCCGGTGTCCCAGTACCAGTTCTTGACCGGAATCTCCGTGCCGTTCTCGCTGACCAGGCTGACCACCTGACCGCCGATCCACGGGTGGTACAGGTCGATCGTGACCTTGAGGTCACCGGAGGCGTTGCCCTTGCGGCCGCTGACGATGAGCGGGGACTCGATGGTCTTCCAGTTGGGGATGTCGAACCGGGCCGGGTTGACGAAGAAGTCACCACCGGAGGCCAGGACGGTCCACACGAAGCGCACCGTGCGCTTGACCTTCGGGGAGTTCTTGATGGTGATGGCGGCCTTGAAGTCGCCTGCCTTCTTCGGAGTGCCGCTGATCAGGCCCGTTTGCGCGTTGATGGACAGGCCCTTGGGCAGCCCGTGCGCGGAATACGACAGGGGGCCCGGCCGGGAACTCGTCGCCTCGATCTGCCGGCTGGTCGGCTGGCCGACCGCCGACTTCCGCGTGGAGGGGCCGATCACGGCGATGTGGTTCACATAGCGGGCGCCGACGTTGACAGCCGCCCAGGCGTTGCCGACGGCCTCGTAGGCGTCGCTGGTCGGACCGAACAGGTCGGCGGCGGCCCGGAGAGTTGCGGCGCGGGCGCCCGCGTAGTCGGTGCTGGTGGTCATGTAGACAGTCAGCGCCCGGTACCAGACGGCGGTCGCGTCGCGCCGGCCGAGACCGACGACCGGCAGGCCGTCGTATGTGGGGCTGTCGTACGCGACGCCGTTGATGGTCTTCTTCCCGCTGCCCTCGGAGAGGAGGTAGAAGAAGTGGTTGGCCACGCCCGAGCTGAAGTGCGGGTCGAGCTTCCTGGTCTCGGGGGTCCAGTAGTCCTGAGAGGTGCCCTTGGCGGAGGCGTCCTTCGAGGGCTGGTCCATGTAGCGCAGCGGCTTGCCGGTGCCCCGGACGTCGGCGAGTTCGCCGATCATGTAGTCGGGGACATCTGCGGGGTTGTTCGCGGAGAACTCCACGGAGGTGCCCATGATGTCGCTGGTGGCCTCGTTCAGGCCGCCGGACTCACCGGAGTAGTTCAGGTTCGCGGTGGCATAGGTGACGCCGTGGGTCATCTCGTGCGCGGCGATGTCGAGTTCGGTGAGCGGCCTGGCGT is drawn from Streptomyces sp. NBC_01717 and contains these coding sequences:
- a CDS encoding ABC transporter permease produces the protein MFVAWRDLKFAKGRFALMGTVIVLITLLVGLLSGLTAGLGQQNISAITSLPADKIAFGTPGEDPSYSNSTVTEKQWQQWARTPGVSSAEPLGITTTKATAGNKSTGVSAFGVKPSSTLAPDSNKIDRHAVVLSTAAADDLGVAAGDTITLSGQKLTVAAVTGDASFSHTPVIWTSLDTWQRSAPPTGDADGPTATVIALNTTPGTDLKAADQAAGTKTVSKDDSLSAIGSYTSENGSLQLIRGFLYAISALVIGAFFTVWTIQRSGDVAVLKALGASTANLLTDALGQAVVLLAGGTLIGTGTAAGLGALVAGSATPFLLTPTTVLVPAAVTIALGALGAGLSIRRITSVDPLTALGSTR
- a CDS encoding ABC transporter ATP-binding protein; the protein is MSLDLTDITLTYPDGVSRLTALDQVTLQVPEGNLTAVVGPSGSGKSSLLAVAATLMAPDSGTVTIDGTPTTGLTRGELTDLRRHKIGLVFQQPNLLPSLTAAEQLQVMAQIDGRNPRTAHNRAMELLEAVGLADQAGRRPHQLSGGQRQRINIARALMNDPTVLLVDEPTSSLDHELGAAVIDLITRLTHQQATATVLVTHDRTHLTAVDQVAEVQDGRLLLPSPAR
- a CDS encoding DUF6233 domain-containing protein — protein: MSDSGGISDLDKNRALADWLEWQLGRTRNRIRELEVKERQEQRAHERAQAEQSWKIQPKRSRDTAKLHRGGCSLSPQLGFINREEAIIALNEPDIEACRICHPETGLRAA
- a CDS encoding PPOX class F420-dependent oxidoreductase, with amino-acid sequence MTAFTDAQRVYLAGQRLGRMATVDPSGQPQANPVGFFLQDDDTVLIGGHRMGASKKWRNLQANPKISLVVDDLASVTPWKPRFVEIRGTAELLTSSDALGPGFSPEVICIHPRTVHSWGLDD
- a CDS encoding PaaI family thioesterase; this encodes MEDQTQQEQASPEVQKRIQDSFDRQGLMAHLGARMTHIAPGRVHIVLPSRPEVTQQHGYFHAGATSAIADTAGGYAAYTLFPEDTEVLTVEYKINLLAPAVGEYIEAVGTVLKAGRTLTVCQSAVPMQVGPGDAHPR
- a CDS encoding S8 family serine peptidase → MSIVPNPRLAPIALGVVAALAIGVIPAIAAAPADPPDAVPPVGAASQPPTSGGTHSVTLITGDKVTIGTAADGTVIRSVESPNGTAAGFHRAVMDGSTYVYPDAALPYVGAGLLDKQLFNVTRLIADGYDDAHAKRLPLIVRYTDAAAKLRTAPNVTGSTVVRRLDSMQGAAVAQKRDKAPAFWSALTGGSTAAKTRRGSARPTLAGGIAKVWLDGKVKADLAESTAQIGAQQVWAEGNTAKGVKVAVLDTGVDTEHPDLVGQIDASTSFVPYEEDIADFNGHGTHVASTIAGTGSASDAKERGVAPGARLEIGKVLDSEGGGQESWIIAGMEWAARDAQAKVISMSLGGGGDATDPMSQAVDRLSAETGALFVVAAGNGGPRSISSPGAADSALTVGAVDAADKLAEFSSQGPRDGDAGLKPELTAPGVDILAARSHYRRGGSGYYTTMSGTSMATPHVAGAVALLAATHPDWSGPQLKEALVSSTKATPSYTPYEAGSGRLDASAAVHASVFATASAFSGFHTWPAKPGETDVRKVTYTNVGDAPVSLDLAIDADAPAGLFTLSADRVTVPAHGTTSVTLTAALDLLPGDRQISGVITGSDSAEVVRARTLIGVAKEGRRQNLTVVAKDRSGKPLSGRVVLTAENLFTTIELDESGTGTGRLPVGSYSGWLTADVRGANGPHSLGMALMSFNDVQLDQDRTVTLDGRKTRQILAHVPQQTTAVAPRLDVHRSFTDSLVESSMLPNETYDSIWALPTGKKVTDGEFEFGARFRLEEPALTVGTKSETYDLLVKRAATPLPAGSRKLTAVFAGEGSADALAQQNVRGKAVVVRRSDTVAIEEQAKAAAAAGARVLVIANDGIGRLRPWDETPWSPQSPAPLTVATLNADQGGDLIDSLQRGSVELKVTSHPTTDYLYDVVRHWSGAVPADPTWQVKPSDLARVDVSFRNYRPGKALEYRSDVWRGWAVGNQLTAPAQGERTDWVTPDADWLDDAFIVGETGQHSIDALRYRAGKTGKVSWFGPIQRPRMGPIGYQPVRYLDTVYIPAPGWGDSGAGHVGEAHGNFDVKDWMSLYQGDRQLNWGNAEFLPVPGLAAERLPYRLVVDNDRAAWSNPYSTHTLTEWNFTSAATGADAAESLPLIQLDYGVDTDKAGRADRRAELTVAASHLPGTTASIRKPSLEVSYDDGATWQRSELNRQGDAWRTALKAPKSADFVTLRVTARDSADNSVSQTITRAFGLR